From Bacillus basilensis, a single genomic window includes:
- the fbpA gene encoding Fur-regulated basic protein FbpA: MSSQLRFAVENRKRHLIDELIGAGVFKIRDRQLYELSLEELEKEYEDMEDYANIQA, from the coding sequence ATGAGTAGTCAACTCCGTTTTGCTGTTGAAAATCGTAAAAGGCATTTAATTGATGAGTTAATTGGAGCAGGTGTGTTTAAAATTCGCGACCGACAATTATACGAGCTGTCTTTAGAGGAATTGGAAAAAGAGTACGAAGATATGGAAGATTATGCAAATATTCAGGCATAG
- a CDS encoding sigma-70 family RNA polymerase sigma factor, with protein sequence MKSNEKNYIKRLKRQKEDALEFVVDTYLPLIKGITHKVLFPVQNDGLIEECVNDIFLSIWNNANKFHGEPSDFKKWIAAIAKFKAIDYYRKATKKVEIISDEFHISTEKSAEDELIVMEDREELLKLINQLEPLDQKVFIMKYLLGMKTEEIGDKLGLTRAAIDNRVYRGKKKLQQNATNISFGGSAI encoded by the coding sequence ATGAAATCAAATGAGAAAAATTATATAAAAAGATTAAAGCGGCAAAAAGAAGATGCGCTAGAATTTGTTGTCGATACATATTTACCACTCATAAAGGGAATCACGCACAAAGTTCTTTTTCCAGTTCAAAATGATGGATTGATAGAGGAATGTGTAAATGATATTTTCCTATCCATTTGGAATAATGCAAATAAGTTTCATGGAGAGCCGAGTGATTTTAAAAAATGGATTGCGGCAATTGCGAAGTTTAAAGCAATTGATTATTACCGGAAAGCGACTAAAAAAGTAGAAATTATTTCGGATGAATTTCATATCAGTACGGAGAAATCAGCAGAAGACGAATTAATCGTTATGGAAGATAGAGAAGAATTATTGAAGCTTATTAATCAATTAGAACCGTTAGATCAAAAAGTGTTCATTATGAAATATCTTCTCGGTATGAAGACCGAGGAAATAGGAGACAAGTTAGGATTAACCCGGGCAGCAATCGATAATCGAGTGTACCGGGGGAAAAAGAAACTACAACAAAATGCTACGAATATTAGTTTTGGAGGTAGTGCAATATGA
- a CDS encoding cation diffusion facilitator family transporter, whose translation MGHSHDHGHSKNKKALLLAFLLTTSFMIAEVIGGFVTNSLALLSDAGHMLSDAVSLALSLLAFKLGEKTATIAKTYGYKRVEMLAALCNGVVLIVISVYIFIEAIRRFKEPVEIASNGMLIIAVLGLLINILSAWILMRGGDVKGNLNLRSAFLHVLGDLLGSVGAIIAALFIKFFGWTAADAIASILVSILVIISGWRVTRDTVHILMEGAPQHINVEEVKSTLLNIPVVKEVHDLHIWSVTSDFQVLTCHLIIKGNETQNVLKEATDVLKEKFHVEHVTIQVEIDGEFHHSETTCKV comes from the coding sequence ATGGGACATTCACATGATCATGGTCATTCAAAAAATAAAAAGGCGTTACTACTTGCATTCTTACTAACAACAAGTTTTATGATTGCTGAAGTTATTGGGGGATTTGTAACAAATAGCTTAGCACTACTATCTGACGCGGGGCATATGCTAAGTGATGCAGTATCTTTAGCTTTAAGTTTACTGGCGTTTAAGCTCGGAGAAAAAACAGCAACAATTGCGAAAACATATGGATATAAGCGAGTCGAAATGTTAGCGGCATTATGCAACGGTGTCGTTCTTATTGTCATTTCAGTATACATTTTTATTGAAGCAATTCGCCGTTTTAAAGAACCAGTTGAGATTGCTAGTAATGGAATGCTCATTATTGCTGTACTTGGTCTGCTTATTAATATTTTATCAGCTTGGATATTAATGAGAGGCGGCGATGTGAAAGGTAATTTGAATTTAAGAAGTGCTTTCTTACACGTATTAGGCGATCTATTAGGATCAGTTGGAGCGATTATTGCTGCGCTATTTATTAAATTTTTCGGATGGACTGCTGCAGATGCGATTGCTAGTATTCTTGTGTCTATTTTAGTCATTATTAGTGGATGGCGTGTCACACGTGATACGGTTCATATATTAATGGAAGGTGCACCACAGCACATAAATGTTGAAGAGGTAAAAAGTACATTATTAAATATTCCGGTTGTAAAAGAAGTTCATGATTTGCACATATGGTCTGTCACATCGGATTTTCAAGTATTAACTTGCCACTTGATTATTAAAGGTAATGAAACGCAAAATGTATTAAAAGAGGCTACGGATGTATTGAAGGAGAAGTTTCATGTAGAACATGTCACCATTCAAGTAGAAATAGATGGTGAATTTCATCATAGTGAGACAACTTGCAAAGTATAA
- a CDS encoding protein phosphatase 2C domain-containing protein yields the protein MCKGIHLARERMIAVNTFKWMSHEQMYVDEIHVEKCGPLSVGVYGGNQESDAFERGDAVLAWWDPELQFEFVMIFDTHHKTKNIDYIIEAISERKEKLKELFSYPIHLAFHHTHMYLLALFTDELFIEKCDQEDEELACLICLRKGEFLYWLSVGDCFAYLFHSEKTKNGKGRLNKRKNYEYIGRKNIFAANTPCFTSGVRGLEKGMNHIVMATDGILECDKRRFDDEQSLIEILHDGSCLQIEPVLTNVLQWKGRDCATIIGWSIDTENKQCAN from the coding sequence ATGTGTAAAGGTATACATTTAGCAAGAGAGAGGATGATAGCTGTGAATACATTCAAATGGATGAGTCATGAACAGATGTATGTAGATGAAATACATGTTGAAAAATGTGGTCCTCTTTCAGTCGGCGTATATGGGGGGAATCAAGAGAGTGATGCATTTGAACGAGGAGATGCGGTGCTTGCTTGGTGGGATCCTGAATTACAATTTGAATTTGTTATGATTTTTGATACACACCACAAAACAAAAAATATAGATTATATAATAGAAGCAATTTCAGAAAGAAAAGAGAAACTAAAAGAGTTATTTTCCTACCCGATACATTTAGCTTTTCATCATACACATATGTACTTATTAGCGTTATTTACAGATGAGTTGTTTATTGAAAAATGTGATCAAGAGGATGAGGAACTTGCATGTTTAATATGTTTACGAAAAGGTGAATTTTTATATTGGCTATCAGTTGGTGATTGCTTCGCTTATTTATTTCATTCTGAGAAAACGAAAAATGGAAAAGGGCGATTAAATAAACGGAAGAATTACGAATATATCGGTAGGAAAAATATTTTCGCTGCAAATACACCTTGCTTTACGTCAGGTGTAAGAGGATTAGAAAAAGGAATGAATCACATTGTAATGGCAACGGACGGTATTTTAGAGTGTGATAAACGAAGGTTTGATGATGAGCAATCTTTAATAGAAATATTGCACGACGGAAGTTGCTTGCAGATTGAACCAGTATTAACAAATGTACTGCAGTGGAAAGGTAGAGATTGCGCCACAATTATTGGATGGTCCATTGACACTGAAAATAAACAATGTGCTAATTAA
- a CDS encoding DUF4179 domain-containing protein codes for MKDIYELLNDIDIDEKELEEIEASEIEKEKVKRNVKQSIRMKKKMKSWKKGVAAASILVGLSVATLGIGFPTYAGGLPIVGDIFRFLDNGRTGLYENYKADAEKKTELHYNYQQYATVLNMTKESNGIKITINDAIFDGKTVSINYSIESNRDLGGNPSTLDFLTIKGAGVQSGSNEITKVADRKYTGLIKTSSDLVSSKETTVNIEWSIKSIDILETEETIKGDWNFNINLRGIENKEQLIRGSTEKDGVKVNMERMEITPMSFILYYNQEVSQEIRGVWDGVDIDLEVSDDLGNQYSGEGNGGSGEDSYNFNWSKTFQQLNENATKLIITPHVNLRIHTPENYGSVTIVGGHVKESFVSRKLGGNKGIVLDDIVIDLKK; via the coding sequence ATGAAAGACATTTATGAACTATTAAATGATATTGATATAGATGAAAAAGAACTTGAGGAAATTGAAGCTTCTGAAATTGAAAAAGAAAAAGTGAAGCGCAATGTAAAACAATCGATACGTATGAAGAAAAAGATGAAAAGTTGGAAAAAAGGTGTCGCTGCTGCATCTATTTTAGTAGGGTTATCAGTTGCAACGCTTGGTATTGGATTTCCTACATATGCAGGGGGATTGCCAATTGTAGGTGATATATTCCGATTTTTAGATAATGGTAGAACAGGGTTATATGAAAATTATAAAGCGGACGCAGAGAAGAAAACGGAGCTTCATTATAATTATCAACAATACGCCACAGTACTAAATATGACAAAAGAAAGCAATGGAATTAAGATAACGATAAATGATGCAATTTTCGATGGGAAGACAGTATCAATAAACTATTCTATAGAAAGTAACAGAGATTTAGGCGGAAATCCAAGTACATTGGATTTTTTAACTATTAAAGGAGCAGGTGTCCAATCAGGAAGCAATGAAATTACTAAAGTCGCTGATAGAAAATATACAGGTTTAATAAAAACAAGTAGCGATCTAGTTAGTAGTAAAGAAACTACAGTGAACATTGAATGGAGTATAAAAAGTATAGACATTTTAGAAACAGAGGAAACGATAAAGGGAGATTGGAATTTTAATATTAATCTAAGAGGAATAGAAAATAAAGAGCAATTGATTAGAGGTAGTACAGAAAAAGATGGTGTAAAAGTAAATATGGAGAGAATGGAAATAACACCAATGTCTTTTATTTTATACTATAACCAAGAAGTATCTCAAGAAATAAGGGGTGTATGGGATGGGGTGGATATCGATTTAGAAGTGAGTGATGATTTAGGTAATCAGTATTCTGGGGAAGGAAATGGAGGCTCAGGTGAGGATTCTTATAATTTTAATTGGAGTAAAACATTCCAACAACTCAATGAGAATGCAACCAAACTAATAATAACGCCTCACGTTAATTTAAGAATTCACACTCCTGAAAATTATGGCTCGGTAACAATAGTTGGAGGACACGTAAAGGAGAGTTTCGTGTCTCGAAAACTGGGAGGCAATAAGGGTATTGTTTTAGATGACATCGTAATTGATTTAAAGAAATAA
- a CDS encoding MarR family winged helix-turn-helix transcriptional regulator: MKDINEHWESIYYHLRYEYEDNLSHQAIRILQLISREKDITIGKLATELSLSHNTTSEHVKRLIQKGFIMKERNKQDERVVNLTLTKEGIEGLEKHTLLDKEKIKILESQLSKEEQQLIEKAFSLLAKEAKYAFPR, encoded by the coding sequence ATGAAAGACATCAATGAACATTGGGAAAGCATTTATTATCACTTACGATATGAGTATGAAGACAACCTTTCCCACCAAGCTATTCGTATTTTACAACTCATTTCTCGTGAGAAAGATATAACAATTGGAAAATTGGCTACTGAGCTTAGTCTCTCCCATAACACAACGTCTGAACACGTAAAGCGCCTTATTCAAAAAGGATTTATCATGAAAGAAAGAAACAAACAGGATGAAAGAGTTGTGAACCTTACATTAACGAAAGAAGGCATTGAAGGATTAGAAAAGCATACTTTACTAGATAAAGAAAAGATAAAAATATTAGAATCACAGTTATCGAAAGAAGAACAACAATTAATCGAAAAGGCCTTTTCGTTATTAGCGAAGGAGGCAAAATATGCATTTCCTCGTTAA
- a CDS encoding glycosyl hydrolase, producing MKRLFLCMERELVVVKEQYGNYETAYHLQNMQPTCIAVDPFQKNRVYCGTFGRGLWLSDDSGDSWRPIGDSYRYFDFPKEDGILHSSITSITISPNEQVNGYGVVYVGTEPSALFRSENGGETWTELKNMKSLLSSYTWAFPPRPFTHHVRWITVDPNNPNTIHVSIEAGAVIQSNDKGHTWIDKKFGAPIDAHQLLMHPEAPNRLYASCGDGFMGGPDRAYLESYNSGNNWISCSDGLEHHYLYSMAIDPADCDTILVSAAPSADLAHHRIPFESYIYRKTKDTPFQQVQQGLPSAIGTVISMLATNPAEPHTFYTLNNNGVFQSNDSGESWEQLNIPWKDEYKTQHPHALLVTSS from the coding sequence ATGAAACGTTTATTTCTCTGTATGGAGCGTGAACTTGTTGTAGTGAAAGAACAATATGGTAACTATGAAACAGCGTATCACTTACAAAATATGCAGCCTACCTGTATCGCTGTTGATCCATTTCAAAAGAATCGTGTATATTGCGGAACATTTGGACGAGGTCTCTGGTTAAGTGACGATAGCGGAGATTCATGGAGACCGATTGGAGATTCTTATCGTTACTTTGATTTCCCGAAAGAGGATGGTATTTTACACTCTTCTATTACTTCCATTACGATAAGCCCTAATGAACAAGTTAACGGATATGGCGTCGTTTATGTTGGCACAGAACCGAGCGCTTTATTCCGCTCTGAAAATGGTGGTGAAACGTGGACGGAACTTAAAAATATGAAATCATTATTATCTTCTTATACGTGGGCTTTCCCGCCTAGACCTTTTACTCATCACGTACGCTGGATTACAGTTGATCCAAACAATCCAAATACAATTCATGTTTCAATTGAAGCTGGTGCTGTTATTCAAAGTAACGATAAAGGGCATACATGGATTGATAAAAAATTCGGTGCTCCTATCGATGCTCATCAACTACTCATGCACCCTGAAGCCCCAAATCGCCTTTATGCATCATGTGGTGACGGGTTTATGGGCGGACCTGATCGCGCATACCTTGAAAGTTATAACAGCGGAAACAACTGGATTTCATGTAGTGACGGACTGGAGCATCATTATTTATATAGCATGGCTATCGATCCAGCTGATTGCGATACAATTCTCGTTTCTGCTGCACCGAGTGCCGATCTTGCTCATCACCGTATTCCTTTTGAATCTTATATTTATCGTAAAACGAAAGATACTCCGTTCCAGCAAGTACAGCAAGGACTACCATCAGCAATCGGTACAGTCATTTCGATGCTTGCGACAAATCCAGCAGAACCACATACGTTTTACACTTTAAATAACAATGGCGTGTTTCAATCCAATGATAGCGGCGAATCATGGGAACAACTAAATATTCCTTGGAAAGATGAATATAAAACGCAACATCCTCATGCGTTACTCGTGACTAGTTCTTAA
- a CDS encoding histidine phosphatase family protein — protein MTTIYFVRHAHSTYTKEERERPLSEKGHCDAENVTRLLKDKHIDVVISSPYKRAIQTVQEIANTYNISIQIEEDLRERLLSSEPVADFNDAIENVWEDWSFAYEGGESNDVAQRRAVICMQSILKKYKGKNIVIGTHGNIMVLLMNYFDSQYDFQFWKTIHMPDVYKLVFDNNRFSSAERLESTDYQINNL, from the coding sequence ATGACGACAATATATTTCGTTCGCCATGCCCACTCTACATATACAAAAGAAGAACGGGAACGGCCTTTATCTGAAAAGGGGCATTGTGATGCAGAGAATGTAACGCGCTTATTAAAAGATAAACATATAGATGTTGTGATCTCTAGCCCGTACAAAAGAGCAATTCAAACTGTACAAGAAATTGCGAATACATATAATATATCGATACAAATAGAAGAAGATTTACGAGAAAGGTTATTAAGTTCAGAGCCAGTAGCAGATTTTAATGATGCTATTGAGAATGTGTGGGAAGATTGGAGTTTTGCATACGAAGGCGGAGAATCAAATGATGTAGCTCAAAGACGGGCTGTAATATGTATGCAAAGTATATTAAAAAAATATAAAGGTAAGAATATTGTAATAGGTACGCATGGGAATATTATGGTATTACTTATGAATTATTTTGATTCGCAATATGATTTTCAGTTTTGGAAAACCATTCATATGCCTGATGTGTATAAATTAGTTTTTGATAATAATCGTTTCAGTTCTGCTGAAAGATTAGAGTCTACAGATTATCAGATAAATAATTTGTAA
- the asnB gene encoding asparagine synthase (glutamine-hydrolyzing) produces MCGITGWVNWNKDLSNEHVILENMVNSIQHRGPDAEGFWFSPRSAFAHRRLIVIDPEGGTQPKTFRTGDYTYALTYNGEIYNFRELREQLQKCGHTFETHSDTEVLLHAYLEWKEDCVQHLNGIFAFALWDDQKQQLFLARDHLGVKPLFYTERNDSIIFGSEIKALLAHPSVPAEIDANGINEIFGLGLFRTPGCGVFKHIQEVRAGHSITFTRDKKVVQKYWNLESKIHTDSIEDTSSHILSILQDTVKRQLIADVPLVCMLSGGLDSSGITALAGKEFAAENKTLHTYSVDFVNSAKDFELTFARTGLDAPWVKRVSEHVGTSHHDIIVNAEELAKHLFVPLRAKDLPSAGEMETSLYLLFCEMKKDATVALSGESADEVFGGYPWFHQEELLYVDKFPWLTNWKNTSPLLLNEVSNQCNLENYIDTRFQEAVLEVPTLEGESKKSAKQRQMFYLFLTRFLPFLLDRKDRMSMAVGFEVRVPFCDYRLVEYLWNVPFNIKSIDNIEKGILRRALKPALPDDVRNRRKSAYPTSQDPHYLQTIRHLSLDMCSNKNNPIFSLINHSTLLAIADQSNKEINNFEARSAMEYMLQVNEWLKTYHIHIA; encoded by the coding sequence ATGTGTGGAATTACAGGTTGGGTAAATTGGAATAAAGATCTTTCTAATGAACATGTTATTTTAGAAAATATGGTAAATAGTATTCAGCATCGTGGTCCTGATGCTGAAGGATTTTGGTTTTCACCTCGTTCGGCCTTTGCACACCGGCGTTTAATTGTAATTGATCCAGAAGGCGGAACACAGCCGAAGACATTTCGTACTGGTGATTATACGTATGCTCTTACTTATAATGGGGAAATTTATAATTTCCGTGAGCTGAGGGAACAACTTCAAAAATGTGGTCATACATTTGAAACGCATTCAGATACAGAAGTGTTACTACATGCTTATTTAGAATGGAAAGAAGACTGCGTACAACATTTAAACGGCATTTTCGCTTTCGCCTTATGGGATGATCAGAAGCAACAACTGTTTTTAGCTCGTGATCATTTAGGCGTAAAACCACTCTTTTATACAGAAAGAAATGACAGTATTATTTTCGGCTCTGAAATAAAAGCATTATTAGCTCATCCATCTGTCCCTGCTGAAATTGATGCGAATGGCATAAATGAAATATTTGGATTAGGCTTATTTCGAACTCCAGGATGTGGCGTCTTTAAACATATTCAGGAAGTGCGTGCCGGACATTCTATAACATTTACACGTGATAAAAAAGTGGTTCAAAAGTATTGGAATTTAGAAAGTAAGATCCATACAGATTCTATAGAAGATACATCATCACATATTTTATCTATTTTACAAGATACAGTAAAAAGACAATTAATTGCCGACGTCCCTCTCGTTTGCATGTTATCAGGAGGATTAGATTCTAGCGGTATTACTGCACTAGCGGGGAAAGAATTTGCTGCTGAAAATAAAACACTTCATACGTATTCCGTTGACTTCGTAAATAGCGCAAAAGATTTCGAGCTGACATTTGCTCGCACTGGTTTAGACGCTCCTTGGGTAAAACGCGTTTCTGAACATGTAGGGACATCTCATCATGATATTATTGTGAATGCTGAAGAATTAGCAAAACACTTATTCGTTCCCCTTCGTGCAAAAGATTTACCGAGCGCTGGTGAAATGGAAACTTCACTATATTTACTATTTTGCGAAATGAAAAAAGATGCGACCGTAGCTTTATCCGGCGAATCTGCTGATGAAGTATTCGGTGGATACCCTTGGTTTCATCAAGAAGAATTACTATATGTAGATAAATTTCCTTGGCTAACAAATTGGAAAAATACATCTCCTCTTCTACTAAATGAAGTAAGTAACCAATGTAACTTAGAAAACTATATTGATACACGATTCCAAGAAGCGGTTCTTGAAGTACCTACTCTTGAAGGCGAAAGTAAAAAATCCGCGAAACAACGTCAAATGTTTTATTTATTTTTAACGAGATTTCTCCCATTCTTACTTGACCGTAAAGACCGTATGAGTATGGCTGTAGGATTTGAAGTTCGTGTACCATTTTGCGATTATAGATTAGTTGAATATTTATGGAACGTTCCTTTCAACATAAAAAGCATTGATAATATTGAAAAAGGCATTTTACGTAGAGCACTGAAACCTGCTTTACCTGACGATGTACGCAATAGAAGAAAAAGTGCGTATCCAACTTCACAAGACCCACATTATTTACAAACAATCCGTCATTTATCACTCGACATGTGCAGTAATAAAAACAATCCTATTTTCTCACTTATTAATCATTCCACATTACTTGCCATTGCCGATCAGAGTAATAAAGAAATTAACAATTTCGAAGCAAGAAGTGCTATGGAATATATGCTTCAAGTAAATGAATGGTTAAAAACGTATCACATCCATATCGCTTAA
- a CDS encoding DUF3147 family protein — protein sequence MHFLVKVIVSALIIGVITEVAKHYSTIGGFIAALPLVSLLSLFWISFEGGNKQELSQFAIGVLYGFPASALLLFIVYIGLKNSFSLSTSVLFGIGVWCIVFACQKLFQA from the coding sequence ATGCATTTCCTCGTTAAGGTAATCGTTTCTGCACTTATTATTGGAGTTATTACTGAAGTCGCTAAACATTATAGTACGATAGGTGGCTTTATTGCTGCTCTTCCACTCGTTAGTTTACTAAGCCTATTTTGGATTTCTTTCGAAGGCGGGAACAAACAAGAATTGAGCCAATTTGCTATAGGCGTATTATATGGATTTCCTGCATCCGCACTACTATTATTTATCGTCTATATTGGTTTAAAAAATTCGTTTTCACTTAGTACATCTGTCCTATTCGGTATAGGTGTTTGGTGCATTGTTTTTGCTTGTCAAAAATTATTTCAAGCTTAG
- a CDS encoding DUF3885 domain-containing protein has protein sequence MGLNEYMLETFPNLELRPPLFYNGDIGIRFRLGVNYDYNNIYENCPYLEGVYNRAITLFQSLHATEDDIYIVVDVNDYADGETFKQKLNIFSKYVKEKSDLFKLQKNTIPYVFPEDDEDGAYKTHRYTLKCKISDFTYIPMLKAICNQDMGIKPRIFHRVYFINVNKNTIFHVYDDRGCDVLATSPNTIRDIYHTYNDWILEYDRNKIDKVFN, from the coding sequence ATGGGGTTGAATGAGTATATGCTTGAAACGTTTCCAAATTTAGAACTTAGACCACCTCTATTTTATAATGGGGATATTGGTATTCGCTTTAGATTAGGTGTGAACTATGATTACAATAACATTTATGAAAACTGCCCATATTTAGAAGGCGTTTATAATAGAGCGATTACTTTATTTCAGTCTTTACATGCAACAGAAGATGATATTTATATCGTAGTGGATGTAAATGACTATGCAGACGGTGAAACTTTCAAACAGAAATTGAATATCTTTTCTAAGTATGTAAAAGAGAAGTCCGATTTGTTTAAGTTACAGAAAAATACAATCCCTTATGTTTTTCCAGAAGACGATGAAGACGGAGCATATAAAACACATAGATATACTTTGAAATGTAAAATCTCTGACTTTACATACATTCCTATGCTAAAAGCAATTTGTAATCAAGATATGGGAATAAAACCGCGTATTTTTCATAGGGTGTATTTTATAAATGTTAACAAGAATACTATATTTCACGTTTATGATGATAGAGGTTGTGATGTATTAGCTACCTCCCCTAATACAATTAGGGATATTTATCATACATATAATGATTGGATATTAGAATACGATAGAAATAAAATTGATAAAGTATTTAATTGA
- a CDS encoding alpha/beta fold hydrolase, whose product MKGSSKQTVVIQTGMSCSFYDWLPIIEKLSQHFTVVSYHRPGYGRSQLGNYSRTTRQVTKELHMLLQKLAIHEPIILIGHSYGGLCAQHFAMLHEDKLQALILVDSTSMNLHRLDELHLPISDQTDSDDMWLQKYNTYSQMDVDMLSNELKPMLADQSRQQIEFSTSPSLYKATASELCEWKNCARSIKELYKTLETPLIVIGRDPQYSITKLTADGMPKEEAIQLEAMWQKLLHEQLQISINSQYIVAEHASHGIENDRPDMIIEAVHSLKIKKGSN is encoded by the coding sequence ATAAAAGGAAGTAGTAAACAAACTGTAGTCATTCAAACCGGAATGAGTTGTTCGTTTTATGATTGGCTTCCTATTATAGAAAAGCTTTCACAACATTTTACAGTCGTTTCATACCATCGCCCAGGTTACGGAAGAAGTCAATTAGGGAATTATTCGCGTACTACAAGACAAGTGACAAAAGAGCTACATATGTTACTACAGAAATTAGCTATTCACGAGCCTATCATTCTAATTGGTCATTCCTATGGAGGCTTATGTGCACAACATTTTGCGATGTTACATGAAGATAAGTTGCAAGCACTTATTTTAGTTGATTCTACTTCTATGAACTTACACCGATTAGATGAACTTCATTTACCAATTTCTGATCAGACTGATTCTGATGATATGTGGCTGCAAAAATATAATACATACTCCCAAATGGATGTAGACATGCTTTCTAATGAACTAAAACCAATGCTAGCCGATCAATCAAGACAGCAAATTGAATTTTCTACCTCTCCTTCATTATATAAAGCGACAGCTTCTGAACTATGTGAGTGGAAAAATTGTGCCCGCTCAATAAAAGAGCTATATAAAACATTAGAAACACCTTTAATCGTTATAGGTAGAGACCCTCAATATTCTATTACTAAGTTGACTGCGGACGGCATGCCAAAAGAGGAAGCGATACAACTTGAAGCAATGTGGCAAAAACTGCTTCATGAACAATTACAAATCTCAATAAATAGCCAATATATAGTTGCTGAACATGCTAGTCATGGGATAGAAAATGATCGACCAGATATGATCATCGAAGCGGTTCACTCCCTAAAAATAAAAAAAGGAAGCAACTAA
- a CDS encoding GntR family transcriptional regulator — translation MPVPQNYKKPGRVSAKSLVLNQLQDWIIEGVLQPDEKINDGELAEALGVSRTPVREALQILELSGLVEMVPGQKTKIAPIKLDDISIIYETMAGLHSIIGKQALQNITDVDIKILSEINDDFQYSIEKKNSKQALELDIQFHNTISSIAKNQYIEPFLENMQLHVLRLEYLFFQNFVPASQSIEEHYSIIQALQKQDEKQMEQMMSQNWLRPMKEIQRIISTK, via the coding sequence ATGCCTGTCCCTCAAAATTATAAAAAACCAGGAAGAGTTTCGGCAAAATCACTCGTTTTAAATCAACTACAAGATTGGATTATTGAAGGTGTACTGCAACCTGATGAAAAAATCAATGATGGGGAATTGGCTGAAGCACTAGGAGTAAGCCGAACACCTGTAAGAGAAGCACTTCAAATATTAGAACTTTCTGGTTTAGTGGAAATGGTACCTGGACAAAAAACGAAAATTGCTCCTATTAAGTTAGACGACATATCTATCATTTATGAAACGATGGCTGGTCTTCACTCTATTATAGGAAAACAAGCACTTCAAAACATTACAGACGTTGACATTAAAATACTTTCTGAAATAAATGATGATTTTCAGTACTCTATAGAGAAAAAAAACTCAAAACAAGCTTTAGAATTAGATATACAATTTCACAATACAATTTCTTCTATTGCTAAAAACCAATATATTGAACCCTTTCTAGAAAATATGCAACTTCACGTTTTACGCCTTGAATATTTGTTTTTCCAAAACTTTGTTCCAGCAAGTCAATCTATTGAAGAACATTATTCTATTATTCAAGCATTGCAGAAGCAGGACGAAAAACAAATGGAACAAATGATGTCTCAAAACTGGCTCCGTCCAATGAAAGAAATACAAAGAATAATTTCTACAAAATAA